The Micromonospora sp. WMMD961 genome has a segment encoding these proteins:
- a CDS encoding M28 family peptidase: MGVPPADRALARPHRRLVAAAAALVALAAVGAGSLLDLRTPAPKPADAPAGEFSAGRAYADVQVIAARTHVAGSAANDQVRAHLEQQLRGLGLETEVQDTVAPEAGQLSGAAGGTTLARVRNVVARLPGTASTGRIFLVAHYDSVQTGPGGNDDAAGTSAILEVARALSTGPRPRNDIVFVLTDAEEACLCGASAFAASHPLAADGGVVLNLEARGSTGPVIMFETSRNNAKLVDVFGRAAPHPVGTSFAVEIYRALPNDTDFTAFLDQKFVGLNSAYIDGGAIYHTPLDTPAAMDRGSLQQHGDNALGLAREFGAVDLTDLRSGHDATYFPVPGGLVRYPGTLTLPLALLAVIAVAALGWLTRRSGRASIGRLAAGFALALVPIVAAPVAAQLLWLAITTIRPGYAELLDPYRPIWYRLAVLALAAAILFTWYALTRRRIGPAALAVGGLAWLALLGVLLAVAVPGGAYLTTLPALAGALGGLVALRTRQTGPWPVVAVTAAAAVGVVILLPTVVLLFPALGMGMGGVAALVAVLLGLTALPVVDLLHPQAGGQRGLLALRARRLGALPAGAAAVAAVVLAGVGLAVDRFDAAHPAPTHLMYAMDAGTGQARWLSHESDPQPWTDGYVDGTTDVGDDFPGLGDGELRAGPAQAANLPAPKLEVLSDTRSGDERLVRVRVLPQRPVRLLTLHVNGPTAVTSATVNGRQFDVARTATQKPWGFGVVFHAPPAEGVEITLTMYPSPADGPVALRVMDASDGLDALPGFRPRPPAVGVVGSHSSEMLAVARTYPV, encoded by the coding sequence TTGGGCGTACCCCCGGCCGACCGTGCCCTGGCCAGACCTCACCGGCGGCTCGTGGCCGCCGCGGCGGCGCTGGTCGCGCTGGCCGCCGTCGGTGCCGGCAGCCTGCTCGACCTGCGCACCCCGGCGCCGAAGCCGGCGGACGCGCCGGCTGGTGAGTTCAGCGCCGGCCGGGCGTACGCGGACGTCCAGGTGATCGCGGCCCGGACGCACGTCGCCGGCAGCGCGGCCAACGACCAGGTGCGCGCGCACCTCGAGCAGCAGTTGCGCGGGCTGGGCCTGGAGACCGAGGTGCAGGACACGGTGGCACCGGAGGCCGGCCAGCTCAGCGGGGCGGCGGGCGGGACGACACTGGCCCGCGTGCGCAACGTGGTGGCCCGGCTGCCCGGCACCGCGTCGACGGGCCGGATATTCCTGGTCGCCCACTACGACTCGGTACAGACCGGGCCGGGCGGCAACGACGACGCCGCCGGCACCTCGGCCATCCTGGAGGTGGCCCGCGCGCTCAGCACCGGCCCTCGCCCGCGCAACGACATCGTCTTCGTGCTGACCGACGCCGAGGAGGCGTGCCTGTGCGGCGCGTCGGCGTTCGCCGCCAGTCACCCGCTGGCCGCCGACGGCGGAGTGGTGCTGAACCTGGAGGCCCGGGGCTCCACCGGCCCGGTGATCATGTTCGAGACGTCCCGGAACAACGCGAAGCTGGTCGACGTCTTCGGCCGGGCCGCCCCGCATCCGGTCGGCACCTCGTTCGCGGTGGAGATCTACCGCGCGCTGCCCAACGACACCGACTTCACCGCCTTCCTGGACCAGAAGTTCGTCGGGCTGAACTCGGCGTACATCGACGGCGGTGCGATCTACCACACACCGCTGGACACTCCGGCAGCGATGGACCGGGGCAGCCTCCAACAGCACGGGGACAACGCGCTGGGTCTCGCTCGGGAGTTCGGTGCGGTCGACCTGACCGACCTGCGCTCCGGACACGACGCGACCTACTTCCCGGTCCCCGGTGGCCTGGTCCGCTACCCGGGCACGCTCACCCTGCCGCTGGCCCTGCTCGCGGTGATCGCGGTGGCGGCCCTGGGCTGGCTGACCCGGCGCAGTGGCCGGGCCAGCATCGGTCGGCTGGCCGCCGGCTTCGCGCTGGCCCTGGTGCCGATCGTCGCCGCGCCGGTCGCCGCCCAACTGCTCTGGCTGGCGATCACCACGATCCGACCGGGGTACGCCGAACTGCTCGACCCGTACCGACCGATCTGGTACCGGCTGGCCGTCCTGGCGCTCGCCGCCGCCATCCTGTTCACCTGGTACGCGCTGACCCGCCGCCGGATCGGCCCGGCCGCGCTCGCCGTCGGCGGTCTGGCCTGGCTGGCGCTGCTCGGGGTGCTGCTCGCCGTGGCGGTGCCGGGAGGGGCGTACCTCACCACACTGCCGGCGCTGGCCGGCGCCCTCGGCGGGCTGGTCGCGCTGCGTACCCGGCAGACCGGACCGTGGCCGGTGGTGGCGGTGACCGCCGCCGCGGCCGTCGGTGTGGTCATCCTGCTGCCCACCGTGGTGCTGCTCTTCCCCGCGCTGGGGATGGGCATGGGCGGGGTGGCCGCGCTGGTCGCGGTGCTGCTCGGCCTGACCGCCCTGCCGGTGGTCGACCTGCTGCACCCGCAGGCCGGTGGCCAGCGCGGGCTGCTGGCGCTGCGGGCCCGGCGGCTCGGTGCGCTCCCGGCCGGGGCCGCCGCCGTGGCGGCGGTGGTGCTCGCCGGGGTCGGGCTGGCCGTCGACCGCTTCGACGCCGCGCACCCAGCGCCCACCCACCTGATGTACGCGATGGACGCCGGCACCGGTCAGGCCCGTTGGCTCAGCCACGAGAGTGACCCGCAGCCGTGGACGGACGGCTACGTGGACGGGACGACCGACGTCGGCGACGACTTCCCCGGACTCGGCGACGGTGAGCTGCGGGCCGGGCCGGCGCAGGCGGCGAACCTGCCCGCCCCGAAGCTGGAGGTGCTCTCCGACACCCGCTCCGGTGACGAACGGCTGGTGCGGGTGCGTGTCCTCCCGCAGCGCCCGGTCCGCCTGCTCACGCTGCATGTGAACGGACCGACGGCGGTGACGTCGGCGACGGTGAACGGACGACAGTTCGATGTTGCCCGGACGGCGACTCAGAAGCCCTGGGGCTTCGGCGTGGTGTTCCACGCGCCGCCAGCGGAGGGGGTCGAGATCACGCTGACCATGTACCCGAGCCCCGCTGACGGCCCGGTCGCGCTGCGGGTTATGGACGCCAGTGACGGCCTGGACGCGCTGCCCGGCTTCCGCCCCCGGCCACCCGCCGTCGGCGTCGTGGGGTCGCACAGCTCGGAGATGTTGGCGGTCGCCCGCACCTACCCCGTCTGA
- a CDS encoding GNAT family N-acetyltransferase has protein sequence MAVGSRWKASADGRMLAWFDLVCEASAVTDLGIRAATSADSEFLVDMLVEAVNWLPERNWSREEILANPALAHYVSGWMRPDDFGLVAVDPTDRPVGAAWFRYLTAADPGYGYVSDDVPELTIGVVESWRGRGVGRVLLRAVLDAARARGIRTVSLSVERANFAARLYAAEGFRTVESFEDADTMVAEIGG, from the coding sequence TTGGCTGTTGGTTCGCGCTGGAAGGCCTCTGCGGACGGCAGGATGTTGGCTTGGTTCGATCTGGTGTGCGAGGCTTCGGCGGTGACTGACCTCGGCATCCGCGCGGCCACTTCGGCTGATTCCGAATTCCTGGTCGACATGCTCGTGGAGGCCGTGAACTGGCTACCCGAGCGCAACTGGTCCCGCGAAGAGATCCTGGCGAACCCTGCGCTGGCCCACTACGTCTCCGGCTGGATGCGGCCAGACGACTTCGGCCTGGTTGCGGTGGACCCGACTGATCGCCCGGTCGGCGCGGCCTGGTTCCGGTACCTGACCGCCGCCGATCCGGGCTACGGGTACGTGAGTGACGACGTGCCAGAACTGACCATCGGCGTGGTGGAATCCTGGCGGGGCCGGGGTGTGGGCCGGGTGCTTCTGCGCGCTGTTCTGGACGCCGCACGAGCACGCGGCATCCGCACTGTGTCGCTGAGCGTGGAGCGGGCGAACTTCGCCGCGCGGCTGTACGCCGCCGAAGGCTTCCGCACTGTCGAGTCTTTCGAGGACGCGGACACGATGGTCGCCGAGATCGGGGGCTGA
- a CDS encoding helix-turn-helix transcriptional regulator has product MPLDHFRIPDDFWAREDVRAAVRVRDIGTLFRLLARHAGASQTRIGAVVGLEQGYVSRVIAGRKVSSIDVLERIADGCGMPDEIRMSLGLAPCHQPHRPSPGSPRGDVPNDQSWRETVRAATQLWEGDVNRRDMLRQTVFSSAGYTLPALRWFTAPTTQPVGQRGHRPVGQPDIDTIREMTSTYRRLDNQHGGGHARETLARYLNHEVTPLLTEGRYDPATGRKLLAAVAELTQLAGWQAYDMAEHGLAQRYLTHALDLARAADDAGLGTEILAAMSHQATYLGHSASGIDLARAARQTAQRAGLAVLTAEALVMEAHAHAAGRDERACTTALHQAEQLLDRADRSSDPQWLGYFDEAYLSAKFGHCFRALGRHQQAERFTVRSLQMDERYVRGKAFNLTLLASIHAHHGEPDRASAIGAEALTLTSQLRSARAVRYLRDLQTELTAHRRRPAVRNFISRVDATLGQRR; this is encoded by the coding sequence GTGCCACTCGACCACTTTCGGATTCCGGACGACTTCTGGGCACGGGAGGACGTCAGGGCCGCAGTGCGCGTCCGCGACATCGGCACTCTGTTCCGGCTGCTTGCCCGGCACGCGGGGGCGAGTCAGACACGCATCGGGGCCGTGGTTGGCCTGGAACAGGGCTACGTCAGCCGGGTGATCGCCGGGCGGAAGGTGAGCTCCATCGACGTGCTGGAGCGGATCGCCGACGGCTGTGGCATGCCCGACGAGATCCGGATGTCGCTCGGCCTTGCACCCTGCCACCAACCACATCGCCCCTCCCCCGGCAGCCCGCGGGGTGATGTGCCAAACGACCAATCCTGGCGCGAGACCGTCCGCGCCGCCACACAGCTGTGGGAAGGCGACGTGAACCGCCGAGACATGCTCCGTCAGACGGTATTCAGCTCCGCTGGCTACACCCTGCCCGCGCTGCGCTGGTTCACCGCCCCCACCACCCAACCCGTCGGGCAGAGAGGTCACCGACCAGTCGGCCAACCCGACATCGACACCATCCGCGAGATGACCTCCACCTACCGGCGACTCGACAACCAGCACGGCGGCGGCCACGCCCGTGAAACCCTTGCCCGCTACCTCAACCACGAGGTCACGCCCCTACTGACCGAGGGACGCTACGATCCGGCGACCGGCCGCAAGCTACTCGCCGCCGTCGCCGAGTTGACTCAGCTCGCGGGCTGGCAGGCATACGACATGGCCGAACACGGCCTAGCCCAGCGCTACCTCACCCACGCTCTCGACCTCGCCCGAGCTGCTGACGATGCTGGGCTCGGCACCGAAATCCTCGCCGCGATGAGCCACCAAGCCACCTACCTCGGCCACAGTGCCAGCGGCATCGATCTCGCCCGCGCCGCCCGGCAGACGGCACAACGCGCCGGCCTCGCGGTGTTGACCGCCGAGGCCCTGGTCATGGAAGCCCACGCCCATGCCGCCGGGCGCGACGAACGCGCCTGCACCACCGCACTGCACCAGGCAGAACAGCTGCTCGACCGCGCCGACCGCAGCAGCGACCCGCAATGGCTCGGCTACTTCGACGAGGCATACCTGTCAGCGAAGTTCGGCCACTGCTTCCGCGCACTCGGCCGCCACCAGCAGGCCGAACGCTTCACCGTCCGCTCGCTGCAGATGGACGAACGCTACGTCCGCGGGAAGGCCTTCAACCTCACTCTCCTCGCGTCCATCCACGCCCACCACGGCGAGCCCGATCGCGCCAGCGCCATCGGGGCCGAAGCGCTCACCCTGACCTCTCAACTGCGGTCAGCCCGAGCCGTCCGGTATTTACGCGACCTGCAGACCGAACTCACAGCGCACCGCCGCCGGCCAGCCGTCCGAAACTTCATCAGCCGCGTCGACGCGACCCTCGGTCAACGCCGCTGA
- a CDS encoding NUDIX hydrolase translates to MTEEQVTEPTRWTIHGERVVDGSRRARLSIADVELPDGIRFEQYVIRAPRSAMVAVLDEQERLLLMRRHRFVFDRWVWELPGGYVDDGEQPATCAVREVEEETGWRPGAVEPMLSFQPWVATADAENLLFLARDATHIGSPMDVNEAERVAWMPLAEARDLVSRGEIVGSGTVIAVLELVARKARGEL, encoded by the coding sequence GTGACGGAGGAGCAGGTTACCGAGCCGACGCGGTGGACGATTCACGGTGAGCGGGTGGTGGACGGCAGCCGGCGAGCGCGATTGAGCATTGCCGACGTGGAACTGCCGGATGGGATCCGTTTCGAGCAGTACGTGATCCGTGCGCCCCGGTCAGCCATGGTTGCGGTGCTTGACGAGCAGGAGCGCCTGCTGCTGATGCGGCGGCACCGGTTCGTGTTCGACCGGTGGGTGTGGGAGCTGCCCGGGGGCTACGTCGATGACGGTGAGCAGCCGGCGACATGCGCGGTCCGCGAGGTCGAGGAGGAAACCGGATGGCGTCCGGGTGCCGTGGAACCGATGCTGTCCTTCCAGCCGTGGGTGGCGACCGCAGATGCGGAGAACCTGTTGTTTCTCGCGCGCGATGCCACACATATCGGGTCACCGATGGACGTCAATGAGGCCGAGCGGGTGGCCTGGATGCCGTTGGCGGAAGCGCGCGACCTCGTGTCCCGGGGTGAGATCGTGGGGTCCGGCACGGTGATCGCGGTGTTGGAGTTGGTTGCGCGTAAAGCCCGGGGTGAGCTGTAG